The Lycium ferocissimum isolate CSIRO_LF1 chromosome 10, AGI_CSIRO_Lferr_CH_V1, whole genome shotgun sequence genome window below encodes:
- the LOC132032562 gene encoding uncharacterized protein LOC132032562, which produces MTTSKNLASGAILNAIVAESTHARNHSTLIFKWHVSPCCLETLRIINGYFRIVYWNKPASNFFKLNSDGSLRNGSCGGGGIIKDAQGKMIMAYSIHFNNGTSNSAEAKALLFGIQWCIQHNFTNIELETDSILLLSWVKQIFKIPWQIEGTIRDIRRKLQHGLSNTAIVKLIRYPIC; this is translated from the exons ATGACAACATCCAAAAATTTGGCATCAGGAGCAATCTTAAATGCCATTGTTGCGGAATCCACACATGCACGAAACCACTCAACACTTATTTTTAAATGGCACGTTAGCCCTTGCTGCTTGGAAACACTTCGGATCATTAATGGGTATTTCAG GATAGTTTACTGGAACAAACCAGCCTCCAACTTCTTCAAGCTAAATAGTGATGGGAGCCTGAGAAATGGATCATGTGGGGGAGGAGGAATCATCAAAGACGCACAAGGGAAAATGATAATGGCTTACTCCATTCACTTTAATAATGGAACTAGCAACAGCGCTGAAGCAAAGGCTCTTTTATTTGGAATTCAATGGTGCATTCAGCACAACTTCACTAACATTGAGCTGGAAACAGATTCCATCCTTTTACTTTCTTGGGTTAAGCAAATTTTCAAGATTCCTTGGCAGATTGAGGGAACCATCAGGGACATTAGAAGGAAACTGCAACATGGTCTATCCAACACTGCTATCGTGAAGCTAATAAGGTATCCGATTTGCTAG